One Helicobacteraceae bacterium genomic window, TGGAGCTGCCGAGCGAGGTCGTTATAACCTCTATGAAAGTAAATCAGCGCTATTTTGCCGCGTTTAAAAACGGCGAATTAACCAACGCGTTCGTCGTCGTCGCCAACGCCTTTACGGAAGATTTTTCGGCTGTGATCGCGGGCAACGAGAAGGTGTTGCGCCCGCGTCTTAACGACGCGCTGTTTTTTTGGCGCAACGATCTTAAAAGCGGTCTGCAAGAGGAGCCGCTCAAACAAATCAATTACGCGCAAAATCTAGGCTCGATCTATGATAAACAAAAACGAGAACAGGAGATCGTAAAGCGTTTGCAAACGTTCTTTGGCGTTAAAGACGAGTTCGTCGAGCGCGCCGCCGCGCTGTCAAAGCGCGATCTGGCTACGCAGATGGTCTATGAATTTACCGAATTGCAGGGCGTTATGGGCATGCGCTACGCTCTGAAACTGGGCGAAAACGAGGCGGTCGCGCGCGCGCTTTACGAGCAGTATCTGCCGCTTGGCGAAGACTCCCCGCCGCCAAAATCGCAAACCGGCGCGTTGCTTGCGATCGCCGTTAAAATAGACGCTCTTATGGCGCTGTTTTCTATAGGACTAATTCCGACCGGCAGCAAGGATCCCTTCGGCTTGCGGAGAGCGGCGGCTTCCACAGCGCGCATCGCGCTGGATCGAGAGTGGTCTTTGTCGATCGACGCGCTTATAAAAACGCTCGGCGATCTTTATAAGCCTTTCGATTACGGCGCTCTTAAAAGTTTTTTCAAAGAGCGGCTCTATTCGGTTTTAGGCGGCGCGGCGTCTATAATTAAAGCGGTTACGGAGGCGGGCGAGGACGACGTTTTAGAGATCGCCAAAAAAGTCCGCGCGCTGGAAGCGCTCGTGAAAAACGAGAGCTTCAAGAACAATTTCGCGCTTTTCAAACGGGTGGCGAATATACTGAAAGATTGCGATCTAAGCGCGCTAAAGGTCGATCCAAAGCTGTTTGAAACCGACGAGGAACTAGAGCTTTTTAAAGCGAGCGAAAAGATCGAATCAAAGGATTACTCCCGCTTGTTGTCCGAACTTTTCGCCCTCGAAAAGCCTTTGGATCGCTTCTTTAACGCCGTATTGGTAAACGCGCAAGATCCCGCTATCCGCGCCAACCGCTTAGGATTGCTCTCAAGCGTATACAAGCGGTTCTTGACAATCGCCGACATAAAAGAGATCGGTTTCTAAGGAAGGCTAGGATATGCTCAACAAAACTTTTTGGGTTTTCGGGGGAACGCTCTGATGGAAGCGATGGACGCGAGAGTATTTACTTTCTTAGGTCAATTAGGACATATTTTTGGATTCGAGCACGGCGACGACTACTTTTTTGTCTATCAAATGCTCGCGCACAGCGTGTTGGTCGCGCTGATCATAGCCGTTTTGGCTTACGCGGCGACGCGCAAACTCAAAAGCGTGCCAAGCGGTTTGCAAAACGCGCTGGAGTGGTTTGTGGAGGGAACGCATAAGCTCGGCGCGGATATTATGGGCGAGGAGCGCGCAAGAAAATACGTGCCGCTTATCTGCACGCTTGGGCTTTTCATCTTCGTTTCAAATATGATCGGTATTATTCCGGGCTTTGAGTCGCCGACGGCGAATATCAATATCACTGTGGTTCTGGCTCTGTCGGTCTTTATCTATTATAATTTCGAGGGGATACGCGCAAACGGCTTTTTGCGCTATTTCGGACACTTTGCCGGACCCGTTAAAGCGCTCTCGCCGCTTATGTTTCCGATCGAGGTTATTTCGCATCTATCGCGCATAATCTCTCTTTCGTTCCGTCTTTTTGGCAACGTAAAGGGCGACGATATGTTTTTGCTGGTTATGCTTTTGCTCGTGCCGCTTGTCGCGCCTTTGCCCGCGTTTTTTATGCTCTTTTTCTTCGGGCTTTTGCAAACTTTTATCTTTATGATTCTCACATACGTCTATATCGGCGGCGCCGTTATGATTGAAGAAGAGAGCCATTAAACGACTTTGAAGAGCTTCGCTTTTGAATGGCTGTTGGGATTTGCGAGCGGGGCGGCGTGGGTCGCTACGTTTAGCGGCGCGTATTTCGCGTTCTCTTACGTCTATCCGCTCGGTTTGCCGAGCGCGATTTGCGCCGCCGTTATAGGGTTGATTCCCGGTCTTGTCGTGATCGCGGTTTTAGAGGGAGCGAAAAAACTGTTTGAAATTTACGACGAAATAAAAAAGCAAAACTTTCTGCTAGAAACGATCGCGAAAGAGTTAAACTCGCGCTCGGAGTAGCGCCTGTTTCTTCTCGCCGCGAAGCTATGAAAAAATATCTCGTGTCCGATCCTAAGTATTATTCGCCTTTTCGTTTTGCCAACGCGTTCGCTAGAGCCTATCGCCTCTATCGTCCCGATTTTTTATGCCTGCGCGATAAGAGGGCGCGAAACTACGCCTTAGTAGCCAAACGGTTTTTGTATCTTGCCAGACGCTACAAAGCTAAGCTGATTTTGCATAACCGACGGCGTTTAGCCAAAAAGCTCGGCGCCGACGGCGTTCATCTAAGCGCCGATCGCGCGCGCGAAGCTAAACTGTCGGCGCGATCGGGGCTAATCGCGATCGTAAGCTGCCATAGCGCAAGCGAGGCGCGACGCGCGATTAAAAACGGCGCGACGCTCGTCGCGCTTTCGCCGATATTCGCCGTCGCAAACAAAGGCGCGCCGAAAGGCGTAGGCTTTCTTAACGATCTTGATCCTACAATACGCAAAAGAACAATCGCCTTAGGCGGAATAATAAGCGAGCGCGAAACGGCGGCGCTGGCAAACGCGGGCGTTTTCGCGTTTGCCTCTATTAGATACTTCGCGAGGAAATAAAATGGAATTTGAAACCGTAATCGGATTAGAGGTTCACGTCCAACTCAACACCAAAACAAAAATGTTCTGCTCCTGCGCCGCAAGTTTCGGCGATCCGCCAAACTCGCATACCTGCCCCGTCTGTCTGGCTCTGCCCGGCGCGCTACCTACGCCAAACCGCGAGGCGTTCGCCAAAGCCGCCCGTTTTGGAAACGCGATCTACGCGAAGGTGCATAAGACGAGCGTTTTTGATCGCAAAAACTACTTCTACCCCGATCTGCCAAAGGGTTATCAGATCAGCCAGCTACATCATCCGATTGTGGAAGCGGGATATTTGACGATCGATTTCGACGACGGGACGCAAAAGCGCGTGGGCGTTACTCGCGCTCATTTAGAGGAAGACGCGGGCAAAAATATCCACGACGGCGCCGTTTCCAGAATCGATCTAAACCGCGCGGGCGTCCCGCTTCTGGAGGTTGTAAGCGAACCGGATATGTCAAGCTCCGACGAAGCGATTCGTTATCTTAAGAAACTGCACGCGATCGCGCGTTACCTGGACATTAGCGACGCCAATATGCAAGAAGGCTCTTTTAGGTGCGACGCAAACGTGTCGATCAGACCCAAGGGCGATCCAAAGCTCTACCCGCGCGTGGAGATAAAAAACCTTAACAGCTTTAAGTTTATTCAAAAGGCGATCGAATACGAAGTTTCAAGACAGATCGAAGCGTGGGAGGACGGGCTGTATCAAGATAAAGTCTGGCAGGAAACAAGGCTTTACGACAGCGTAAAGAACGAAACGCGATCGATGAGGGGCAAAGAGGAGTCCGCCGATTACCGATACTTCCCCGATCCCGATCTAACGCCCGTCACGCTGGACGAGGCGCTTTTAAACGAGGCGAAAAATCTGCCAGAATTACCCGACGAGAAACGCGCCCGATATATCAAAGATTGGTCGCTAAGCGCCTACGACGCGGGCGTAATTACTAGCGATTTGAGTCTCGTCGCCTATTTTGAGACGTTAATGCGCGGCAAAATATCGCCAAAAAACGCCGCCGCTTGGCTGACTACGGAGCTGCTTGGCAGACTAAATAAGGCGCAAAAGACGATTACTCAAAGTCCGATAAACCCCGAAACTTTGGCGCGGTTGATCGAACGAATAGAGGACAAAACAATTAGCGCTAAAGCGGGAAAAGAGGCGCTGGACTACCTTTTTGAAAACGGCGGAGAGGTTGACGCGGCGATCGAGAAGCTAGGATTAACGCAGGTGAGCGACGACGCGGCGATCATTCGCGTGATCGACGAGGTTTTGAGCGAAAACGCGGCGAATTTGGAGCGATATAAAAGCGGCGAAACAAAGCTGTTTGGCTTTTTTGTCGGACAGGTTATGAAGCGTAGCGGCGGCAAGGCTAATCCTATAAAAACCAACGAGTTGCTAAAAAACCGAATAGGGTAATACGTTGCGCGTCTCAGGCGTTTTTCGCTATTTTTTGGCTCGCAAAAGAGAAAGGGCGACTATGTTTAGAGCGTTATTGATTTTATGCGTAACTTTTTCCGCTATGAACGCGGGGATTTTATTTGGAGCTAGATACGGAATAGCCGATCAAAAAGGTTCGTATAACGACGTTGGGACGAACAAAGACGATCGGCGACCTTGGGGCGCGGGGCTGATGGCTGGTTACGGCTTTGAGAGCTTCCGCGTCGTAGGTTCGATAGACGATTTCGACAAAAAGAAAAAAGCTACGCTCGCTACGCTTGGCGTTCACATGATTGAAGCCGACGACGAGTTTATACACGGATTTTTAGGGCTTGACGTCGGACAGTTAGAATATCGGCACGAACTAGCGCCAAAGGCGGAAAAAGTTACGGTCGGCGGCTTATCGATCGGGCTTATCCTGCTAGACGATCGTTTTCCTAGCATGCAGATGGAGCTTGCGTATCGCTATCTAAAACGTTTCGGCTCGCTACCGGACGAGTTGGAAATAAAAGACGTTCAGCAGATATATCTAGGGCTATCTTTCGACTTAAATCCATTTTAAGGAGCAGGCATGCAAATCGTATCAACGCCGAACGCGCCCGAAGCGATCGGACCGTATTCGCAGGCGATAACGCACAACGGGCTTGTGTTCGCGAGCGGGCAGATCGCTCTTAAACCCGACGGCTCGTTTGTCGGCAGCGGCATAGCCGATCAGACAAAACAGGTATTCAACAACCTAAAAGCCGTTTTAGAGGCTTCCGGTAGCGGCGTGGACAAGGTTTTGAAAACAACGTTGTTCCTAACCGATATTAAGGATTTTGCGTTGGTTAATTCGTTATACGCGGAGTTTTTCGGCGCGCACAAACCCGCGCGAAGCACGATCGCGGTAAAGCAGCTGCCTAGAAACGCTATGATAGAGTTGGAGTGCGTCGCGACGACGACGTAAAGACGCGCCAAACTCGCGTCTGAAACGATACGGTTATAAAGCGCGCGGGGTTTTATCTTTCGTTTTGCCCGCTAAGCGCGTAGCGCGGCGGTATAAACGGCGGTTTTAGGCGCCGGTTAGAAAGATTTAATAGATCTTCGGCTACGATCGCAGAAACAATCAAAAGGCTTATTGATGCATGAAGCGACTTTGACTACTAGTTGGATTGGCATACTATGCCTGATTATATTCGTAATCGGATATGTCTGTATCGCTATGGAGGAGCAGCTCCATATCAACAAATCAAAGCCCGCGCTCTTTATCGGCACGTTTATGTTTATCCTGATTGGCGTATATACGTTTATAAGCGGCGGCGAGAGCGGCGCTTTGCACGACGAGGTTAAAGGTCTGATCGAGGAGATCGCGGAGATATTTTTCTTCTTATTCGTCGCTATGACCTATATTGAAACGCTTATCAACCGCAACGTGTTCGAGACGCTTAAATACAAGCTCGTCGCAAGCGGCTTTGGCTATCGCAAGCTCTTTTGGCTAACGGGTCTGTTGGCGTTTTTCATTAGCCCCGTAGCCGATAACCTTACGACGGCGCTAATCTTATCGACCGTGCTATTTACGATCGACAAGACGCGCAAAGAGTTTCTGGTTCCGGGCGCGATCAATATAGTCGTGGCGGCGAACGCGGGCGGCGCGTGGTCTCCGTTTGGCGATATTACGACGCTTATGGCGTGGCAAGCGGGCAAAGCGCCGTTTATAGACTTTTTCTTCATTTTTCCAAGCTCGATCGGAGGCTGGCTACTCACCGCGTGGCTACTTAGCCGATTTGTGCCGGACGAAAAACCTAATTTCGATCCAAGCAAGGAGGGGGCGGCGCATTTGCGTTACGGCGCGCGCGCCGTAATAGGGCTTGGCGTTTTCACGATCTTTAGCGCCGTTATGTGCGAACAACTATTCCATATCCCGCCTATGTGGGGCATGATGTTCGGCTTGTCGCTTCTGTCGATATTCTCTTTCTATCTGCAACGTTTTCATAAAGAGGATTCCTTCAACGTCTATGAAAGCGCGCGGCATATCGAACTCGATACGCTGGTCTTTTTCTTTGGTATCCTAGCCGCCGTCGGCGCGCTCCACTATGTCGGTTATCTAGGGTTGGTCGCTCATGCCTACGAGGTAATCGGACCTACTTGGGCGAATATCTGCGTCGGTCTGGTTTCTGCGGTCGTCGATAACGTGCCTGTGATGAGCGCGATATTAAAAGCCAACCCCAATATGGGCGTTGATCAGTGGCTGTTTATAGCTTTGACGGCGGGGATCGGCGGCTCGCTTATCAGCTTTGGCAGCGCGGCTGGCGTCGGCGTGATGGGCAAACTGCGCGGGATTTACACCTTTATGGCGCATATTCGGCTTGCGTGGGCGGTGGCGCTCGGTTATATTCTTTCGGTGGTTATCTGGTATGTGCAGTTTGAGATTTTACACTGGTATGTTCTAACGGGAAACCGCTAATCTTTTCGCGGCGGATAAGACGATAAACGCGGCGGCGGCGACCAATACGATCGCCGCGCCGCTGGTAACGTTGAAAATAATCGAGAGCGCAAAACCGCAGACGATAAAAACAAACGACAAGATCGCGGCGAAAATCATTGTTTTCCATAGGCTATCCGCATAGCTTTGCGCTATCCAAACGGGAATCGTCAGAAGCGCGATAACTAGCATTAAACCGACCATGCGAATGGCGATTACAATCGTCAGCGAGGAAAAGACTAGCAGCGCGATATAAAGCGGCGCGACCCTAACGCCTTTGCTCGCCGCGAACTGATCGTCGAAGGCGATCGCGAGCAGTTTGCGGTAATAGACGATCGCCCATATCGCGATTACCGCGTCGATCGCGCAAAACGCCAGCAGATCGCTTCGCTCGATCGCCGTTAGCGAACCGAACAGATAGCTCATTAGATCGCCGTTATAGCCGGACGCGAAATCGGCAAAAATCACGCCGATCGCCATTCCAATCGCCCATATCACGCCGATCGCCATATCGCTTTGGCGGCGGTTCTTTAACGTGATAAACGCCATTAAGAGCGCCGCCAAAACGCTAACCGCGCCTACGCCAAGCAACGGCGAAAAACCGAAGAAAAACGCGATTCCCACTCCGCCGTATGCCGCGTGCGCTATGCCGCCGCTTAAAAATACGATCCGATTTACCACCACAAGCGAGCCGACGACCCCCGCGGCGATCGCCAGCAAAAGCGAGGCGATCAGCGCGTTTTGCGCAAACGGCATAGCTAATATCTCAATCATTGCGCAATATCTCGTCGCCGACGACGCTCTTGTTGATCGTAATAACCCGATCCGCGTCCTCTCTTAAACGCGAGCGATCATGACTTACGCACACAATCGCCGTCGTCTTTTTTAACTCAAGAAGCGTTTTGGCGATCTCAATATCGCCGTTTGCGTCTATGCACGAAGTCGGTTCGTCCAACAAAAGCGCCTTTACGCCTCCGACGATAGCGCGGGCTAAAAACACTCGCGCCCTCTCGCCGCCGCTTAACTCGCCGATCTTTTTACGCGCCAAACCAGCCGCCCCAAGCCTCTCTAGCGCGTCTAGCGCCTCGCGTTCGTTCGGTTTTTTATTCGGAAGAAAGCCCATTTTAACCGTCTCGATTGCGTTTATTGGAAAACTAAGATTTTCGCCGCGCTCTTGGGGCATATAGCCTATCTGAAACGGCGTTTTTCGCGCTTCATATCCAAACAAAAGCGCTTCGCCGCGATCGGGTTTTAATATGCCCGCCAAGACTTTAATTAGCGTGCTTTTGCCGCCGCCGTTTGGACCTTCGATCCCTAAAAACTCGCCGATCTCAACGCTAAAACTTATATCCTCGATCGCCCAAGCGCCGTCGCGAAAAAAGCTAATCTCTCTCGCCTCAATCGCCGCCATCAAACGCCTTGATCAGCGCGTCGGCTATGTCGCGCATTAAACTTTCCCACTCCTCGCTCATAATCGTCATAGGCGTTACCTCGACTCCAAGCGCGGAAGCCAGCGATAGCGCGCTTTTAGGCGAAACGCCGCGCTCGACGAAAACCGCGTTTATCTTTTCGTCTCTAGCTAACTTGATCAGCGCGGCAAAATCGGAGGGCTTCGGCTCCTTGCCCTCGAATTCGATAAAAAGCTGCCGCAAACCATACTCGCGCGCGAAATAGCCCAAAGCGGGGTGATGGATCAAAAAAGCGCGATCTTTATACGGCTTAAACCGCGCGGCAAGCTCTTTGTGGATCGCGTCAATCTTCTTTAACGTGCGTTCTCCGTTTGTTCTGTAAAGCTCGGCGTTGATCGGATCGATTTCGGTTAGCGCGTCAATTATCGCTAACGCTTGCGCGCGCATAGCCCCCGCCGAAAACCAGATATGAGAGTCGATCGCGGCGCGTTTATTGAAAGTTTGGTCGTCGTCCGCGCCGTAACGCGGCGGCGTTAGCGTCAGTTTCTCTATCTCTCGATCCGTGTGAAACACGCGCATATTCGGCGCGCTCTGCTCAAATCTTTTTAGCCATATTTTTTCAAACTCCACGCCGCACGCCATATACGCCGACGCTTTAGTTAGTTTCGCCATTTGAAGAGGTTTTGGCTCATAGGTATGCGCGCTCGCGTTTGGCGGCGACATTACGAGCGTCTTTGTCCTTTGCGCGCCTATATTCTCAACCAGCCACGCCTGAGGCGCGACGCTGACGGCTACAACTATCTCCGCGTCGGCGATCGCGGCAAACAACGCCGCCAAACATAGCGTTCGCAACATATAGCGATAACTCCTCCCATTTTGACCGCCTTTAATGCGCGAGCCGCCGCGAACAAAAAGGTAACGCGCGTTTTTGCTAGTTAAACGCGGTGATTAAATTCACGGCGATAGCGTGCATCATCGCCTCCCAGTCGTCTTCTACAATTCCAACCGTTACGACGCTTAGCTTCAAATTTTGAGAAACGGTTTGCGCGGCTTTAGCGGAGATTCCGTCCGGAACAAACAACACGGTGATCTTCTCGGTCTCGACGACGTTTTTCAGCTCGCTAATCTCGGCGGGCTTCGGCTCCCCTCTAAATTCAACCGCGATCTGCCGCAACCTATAATCGTTCGCGATGTAACCGAGCGCCGGCGAATATACCAAAAACGCCTTGTTGTAATACGGCGCCAACAGCGAGGCGATTTGCGCTTTGACGCGATCAATTGTTTGAAATAGCTTCATGCCGTTTATCTGATACTTGCCCATATTTGACGGATCGCTCTCGCTAAGCGCTCTAACAATCGCCTGCGCCTGAACGCGCATAGCCGTAGCGGAAAGCCAAACGCGCGTATCGTCCGCGCCGTTGGTTTTCAGTCTTACAAAGCCTCCGTCGGTAGCGTAAACTTTTAACTGCGGCGCGGCGCTTTTGAAACGATCAAGCCACGTCTTTTCAAAATCGACGCCACAGGAAAGATATATATCCGCTTTCGTCAAACTCGCTATTTGCGCCTGTTTAGGCTCATAGGTAAGAGCGCCGGCGTTTTTCGGCGCGATCACAATCACATCGACGAGATCGCCCGCGATCTGTTTTACGAGCCACGCCTGAGGCGGAACGCTCACGGCGACGACAAGTTTTGCCTGAGCGAACGAAAACGATAAAGCTAACAGGAAAAATATAGAGCGTATCATCTGTTTGACCACCGCTTTTTTCGAACATTATAGCAAATCGTTATTGAGTTAAGGCTGACAAACGCAAAACGCCCTTTACGGGCAAAAGCGGAGAAAAAGCACAACAAAACTAGGGCGTT contains:
- the glyS gene encoding glycine--tRNA ligase subunit beta, whose product is MKPLLIEIGLEEAPAASLIRALGEIEDKYKNALETFGFSSPFSFDFTPRRLAFYHPSFLTAQKSRVEIAFGPPLANAVANGKPTEAALGFAKKCGVAFEELGKSTQKGREVLSYERRVEGRTLNEVLGDLLTSFLRSLDFGKTMRWGSLSYEFIRPVRWLLALRGEEKVDCEVFGVKSGDFTFAHRSYSFDPQKVKSAENYEKFLLERGVILSAKKRREIILTQFKQIEETNDVHIEIDEELLDEVTAITEYPNALLGKFDRYFLELPSEVVITSMKVNQRYFAAFKNGELTNAFVVVANAFTEDFSAVIAGNEKVLRPRLNDALFFWRNDLKSGLQEEPLKQINYAQNLGSIYDKQKREQEIVKRLQTFFGVKDEFVERAAALSKRDLATQMVYEFTELQGVMGMRYALKLGENEAVARALYEQYLPLGEDSPPPKSQTGALLAIAVKIDALMALFSIGLIPTGSKDPFGLRRAAASTARIALDREWSLSIDALIKTLGDLYKPFDYGALKSFFKERLYSVLGGAASIIKAVTEAGEDDVLEIAKKVRALEALVKNESFKNNFALFKRVANILKDCDLSALKVDPKLFETDEELELFKASEKIESKDYSRLLSELFALEKPLDRFFNAVLVNAQDPAIRANRLGLLSSVYKRFLTIADIKEIGF
- a CDS encoding F0F1 ATP synthase subunit A, whose protein sequence is MDARVFTFLGQLGHIFGFEHGDDYFFVYQMLAHSVLVALIIAVLAYAATRKLKSVPSGLQNALEWFVEGTHKLGADIMGEERARKYVPLICTLGLFIFVSNMIGIIPGFESPTANINITVVLALSVFIYYNFEGIRANGFLRYFGHFAGPVKALSPLMFPIEVISHLSRIISLSFRLFGNVKGDDMFLLVMLLLVPLVAPLPAFFMLFFFGLLQTFIFMILTYVYIGGAVMIEEESH
- a CDS encoding thiamine phosphate synthase; this translates as MKKYLVSDPKYYSPFRFANAFARAYRLYRPDFLCLRDKRARNYALVAKRFLYLARRYKAKLILHNRRRLAKKLGADGVHLSADRAREAKLSARSGLIAIVSCHSASEARRAIKNGATLVALSPIFAVANKGAPKGVGFLNDLDPTIRKRTIALGGIISERETAALANAGVFAFASIRYFARK
- the gatB gene encoding Asp-tRNA(Asn)/Glu-tRNA(Gln) amidotransferase subunit GatB, giving the protein MEFETVIGLEVHVQLNTKTKMFCSCAASFGDPPNSHTCPVCLALPGALPTPNREAFAKAARFGNAIYAKVHKTSVFDRKNYFYPDLPKGYQISQLHHPIVEAGYLTIDFDDGTQKRVGVTRAHLEEDAGKNIHDGAVSRIDLNRAGVPLLEVVSEPDMSSSDEAIRYLKKLHAIARYLDISDANMQEGSFRCDANVSIRPKGDPKLYPRVEIKNLNSFKFIQKAIEYEVSRQIEAWEDGLYQDKVWQETRLYDSVKNETRSMRGKEESADYRYFPDPDLTPVTLDEALLNEAKNLPELPDEKRARYIKDWSLSAYDAGVITSDLSLVAYFETLMRGKISPKNAAAWLTTELLGRLNKAQKTITQSPINPETLARLIERIEDKTISAKAGKEALDYLFENGGEVDAAIEKLGLTQVSDDAAIIRVIDEVLSENAANLERYKSGETKLFGFFVGQVMKRSGGKANPIKTNELLKNRIG
- a CDS encoding RidA family protein, with product MQIVSTPNAPEAIGPYSQAITHNGLVFASGQIALKPDGSFVGSGIADQTKQVFNNLKAVLEASGSGVDKVLKTTLFLTDIKDFALVNSLYAEFFGAHKPARSTIAVKQLPRNAMIELECVATTT
- the nhaD gene encoding sodium:proton antiporter NhaD yields the protein MHEATLTTSWIGILCLIIFVIGYVCIAMEEQLHINKSKPALFIGTFMFILIGVYTFISGGESGALHDEVKGLIEEIAEIFFFLFVAMTYIETLINRNVFETLKYKLVASGFGYRKLFWLTGLLAFFISPVADNLTTALILSTVLFTIDKTRKEFLVPGAINIVVAANAGGAWSPFGDITTLMAWQAGKAPFIDFFFIFPSSIGGWLLTAWLLSRFVPDEKPNFDPSKEGAAHLRYGARAVIGLGVFTIFSAVMCEQLFHIPPMWGMMFGLSLLSIFSFYLQRFHKEDSFNVYESARHIELDTLVFFFGILAAVGALHYVGYLGLVAHAYEVIGPTWANICVGLVSAVVDNVPVMSAILKANPNMGVDQWLFIALTAGIGGSLISFGSAAGVGVMGKLRGIYTFMAHIRLAWAVALGYILSVVIWYVQFEILHWYVLTGNR
- a CDS encoding metal ABC transporter permease yields the protein MIEILAMPFAQNALIASLLLAIAAGVVGSLVVVNRIVFLSGGIAHAAYGGVGIAFFFGFSPLLGVGAVSVLAALLMAFITLKNRRQSDMAIGVIWAIGMAIGVIFADFASGYNGDLMSYLFGSLTAIERSDLLAFCAIDAVIAIWAIVYYRKLLAIAFDDQFAASKGVRVAPLYIALLVFSSLTIVIAIRMVGLMLVIALLTIPVWIAQSYADSLWKTMIFAAILSFVFIVCGFALSIIFNVTSGAAIVLVAAAAFIVLSAAKRLAVSR
- a CDS encoding metal ABC transporter ATP-binding protein; the encoded protein is MAAIEAREISFFRDGAWAIEDISFSVEIGEFLGIEGPNGGGKSTLIKVLAGILKPDRGEALLFGYEARKTPFQIGYMPQERGENLSFPINAIETVKMGFLPNKKPNEREALDALERLGAAGLARKKIGELSGGERARVFLARAIVGGVKALLLDEPTSCIDANGDIEIAKTLLELKKTTAIVCVSHDRSRLREDADRVITINKSVVGDEILRND
- a CDS encoding zinc ABC transporter substrate-binding protein, which codes for MLRTLCLAALFAAIADAEIVVAVSVAPQAWLVENIGAQRTKTLVMSPPNASAHTYEPKPLQMAKLTKASAYMACGVEFEKIWLKRFEQSAPNMRVFHTDREIEKLTLTPPRYGADDDQTFNKRAAIDSHIWFSAGAMRAQALAIIDALTEIDPINAELYRTNGERTLKKIDAIHKELAARFKPYKDRAFLIHHPALGYFAREYGLRQLFIEFEGKEPKPSDFAALIKLARDEKINAVFVERGVSPKSALSLASALGVEVTPMTIMSEEWESLMRDIADALIKAFDGGD
- a CDS encoding zinc ABC transporter substrate-binding protein, with the protein product MIRSIFFLLALSFSFAQAKLVVAVSVPPQAWLVKQIAGDLVDVIVIAPKNAGALTYEPKQAQIASLTKADIYLSCGVDFEKTWLDRFKSAAPQLKVYATDGGFVRLKTNGADDTRVWLSATAMRVQAQAIVRALSESDPSNMGKYQINGMKLFQTIDRVKAQIASLLAPYYNKAFLVYSPALGYIANDYRLRQIAVEFRGEPKPAEISELKNVVETEKITVLFVPDGISAKAAQTVSQNLKLSVVTVGIVEDDWEAMMHAIAVNLITAFN